The Vespula vulgaris chromosome 22, iyVesVulg1.1, whole genome shotgun sequence genome window below encodes:
- the LOC127071507 gene encoding Y-box-binding protein 1 isoform X2 has protein sequence MADPEKQPEQPKAVQQKLVIANKVTGTVKWFNVKSGYGFINRNDTKEDVFVHQSAIIKNNPRKAVRSVGDGEVVEFDVVIGEKGHEAANVTGPSGEAVKGSPYAADKRRGYRGCHWIYPRRGNVRSQRRPREGQEGYESADGKTGEEGNTGEGGGQQRRYRPRRHYDGYYNPVTRHSGPNQQQGENAGEGGEQGGKGTGEGGAPRGGGRGRGGPPRRFFRRNFRGGRGGGPPRRPRNQDGQESQPVQNTTTESTA, from the exons ATGGCTGACCCGGAGAAACAGCCCGAACAACCTAAGGCTGTCCAGCAAAAGCTGGTCATCG cTAACAAAGTGACCGGGACTGTAAAGTGGTTTAACGTAAAGAGTGGATACGGGTTCATCAACAG aaatGACACCAAGGAGGATGTGTTTGTCCATCAA TCGGCCATTATTAAGAACAACCCGAGGAAGGCCGTGCGCAGCGTTGGCGACGGCGAGGTCGTCGAATTTGACGTAGTAATCGGTGAGAAAGGTCACGAGGCAGCTAATGTGACCGGGCCATCGGGAGAAGCGGTTAAAGGTTCACCTTATGCCGCGGACAAGCGAAGGGGATATCGTGGATGTCACTGGATATATCCAAGACGTGGAAATGTTCGATCACAGCGTAGACCTCGAGAAGGACAGGAAGGATACGAATCCG ccgATGGCAAAACTGGCGAAGAAGGTAACACCGGTGAGGGTGGCGGCCAGCAACGTCGTTATAGACCACGACGTCATTACGACGGTTATTATAACCCGGTTACTCGACATTCCGGACCTAATCAACAGCAAGGTGAGAACGCTGGAGAAGGTGGTGAGCAAGGAGGTAAGGGCACCGGAGAAGGAGGTGCACCACGCGGTGGTGGACGTGGTCGTGGAGGCCCACCACGACGCTTCTTCCGTCGAAACTTCCGCGGAGGAAGAGGCGGCGGACCACCGAGACGTCCAAGAAACCAGGATGGTCAG
- the LOC127071497 gene encoding nuclear pore complex protein DDB_G0274915 isoform X2, with product MLELESRGVVVSLSVLSGCILLYNAWGPILAVIVSLFLVVYACYSLITNDSLLSPHAFIFFDYFKEAVIELKDTLGRAIVYVLRQFTLLWSKIKNVYRERFSVRMERRRVSRYQLSSDTTFNSRNTSRFSLIPQVSPIPRTTHKHISNLSSMSENKFNHDNEYHSYNQNSIYNKCTSTPLSQYKKDDLHNTDARYKTNWSSPKKTSPMFNQNHTLTRGENNTLFSPDGSPWGTSISPKMRSKAGGVKTVQTVAGPLLASTRYNIDPKTYTDVTSPGLTIRLTKYAAEANNKLTHQSQYGTGQFPKVNLHASPIPLINAKSAKIRGPVTVRVAPPETTRYSPPERQKVLSGVCQSENKSPSSVVQVLREISLKRHASREDVTSDLVKKQRTDNIFVNEVENFEETKQKRGRDESPKSEEDNSPPDKNLRPTKRSKTPSCYDILRSLSSSIHVATGIKRKAVDCSRSGTPDIEKHFKSLEHIQNGDSRTLAQVQSINTNDNTPAVNKKLSTNSNLSKSLNKTQEQSPIKGILKTSKNTINSDETETISTSEENTKSQYKDNETSSATKFTDKLFMRAEPQRNEKLRSLVEEQGNIIEAKFTTDDVEEIKKKDIVNMRQTSMRARLQSMFDAISGKASRINPDVVIQAEEISEVAPAISSSADCATLNSVTTTTNVNTTPITTSAIAPALTSPKANMKTVKHITFNLPNTENMSGTNEQITSNTVSDEKNKSIIANEASNYKTDITPATPSECTNVTLVTNSLPITSNSVTSTFVSGKTVANTLPIVGSVTPLAVPSVASNGILKSNTSILNTPLSSTSAGSNVILSIPSTSNSLFTNKSTISNITTTPSNSDPTSIKSSIGNSILHNVSNVGSTMNTESPKFTFGNIVNTTASTQVNTASVQNVTTSGLNFTTETKSVMLPMSTVAATVTTTAIATTATATAASNVASVFKSITDNSTNKNLVTSTATTTMPFIFGSNNVQTPKTEVGLFNTTTSNVPKTFRISVITQSNPIASNASIITSNTSAPSNPMLNLANGTFSGNVSSGSTAFTLSTATPIFSFGTSNASTSENKSAFSYNANALGSSNALLAPTNTPVTSTASNNTTSGFNVPAATTSSQFSTTTTPMFNTTSTTTTFRTTTSEPVFGQAIAAPLFGNSAKSPFVPIQPTKSSIEFGTSNNTFKEEKPPAFGTNTNTVFGSSSTPLFGSQTTAAPTFGSPSVSTSALNFGSTNTTTAVFGAQNLSAPGNVQTSTSHSFGTPSPMFGNQNNPAPLFGSTTTTPVGTFNTPMQNTFGSQNSTTMSFGATNNSNAFGDNKTLPFGIQTTVTPAFGTNENNTNSIFTFGGNQGQQQSTFSFGNNNASNNNVSTTGSVPFQFGANTSKPVTGFNFTAPTTTPSINFGTSGTPSFNAPTPGMFSIGSGSTAPRSRTVRGRKPR from the exons atgttGGAACTAGAAAGCCGGGGTGTCGTTGTGTCGTTAAGTGTGCTGAGTGggtgtatattattatacaacgCCTGGGGCCCTATTCTCGCGGTAATTGTTTCGTTATTTCTAGTGGTTTATGCGTGCTATTCTTTGATCACCAACGATAGCTTGCTATCGCCGcatgcatttatatttttcgattatttcaaaGAAGCCGTTATCGAACTAAAAGATACCTTAGGCCGAGCTATTGTTTATGTATTAAGACAATTTACTCTTCTTtggagtaaaataaaaaacgtttaCCGCGAACGTTTCTCAGTCAGAATGGAACGACGTCGAGTAAGTAGATATCAACTCAGCAGTGACACTACTTTTAATAGTAGAAATACTTCAAGATTCAGTCTTATTCCACAAGTAAGCCCAATACCCCGGACTACGCATAAACATATTTCAAACCTGTCCAGCATGtcggaaaataaatttaaccaTGATAACGAATATCACTCATATAATCAGAACAGTATTTACAACAAATGTACTTCGACACCCTTATCTCAATACAAAAAGGATGACCTGCATAATACAGATGCTAGATACAAGACAAATTGGTCATCTCCAAAGAAAACTTCACCTATGTTTAATCAGAATCATACTTTAACACGCGGTGAAAATAATACTTTGTTTTCACCCGACGGATCACCATGGGGTACCAGTATAAGTCCCAAAATGAGATCGAAAGCTGGCGGAGTAAAAACCGTACAGACAGTTGCAGGTCCATTGTTAGCTTCTACGAGATATAACATTGATCCTAA gACATATACGGATGTAACATCGCCAGGACTAACTATAAGGTTAACTAAGTATGCTGCTGAagctaataataaattgactCATCAATCACAGTATGGTACCGGTCAATTTCCGAAAGTTAATCTTCATGCGAGTCCCATTCCTTTGATTAATGCAAAATCTGCAAAAATAAGAGGACCTGTTACGGTTAGAGTCGCACCACCAGAAACTACGAGATATTCTCCTCCAGAAAGGCAGAAAGTCTTGTCTGGTGTATGTCAGTCAGAAAATAAATCACCATCCAGTGTTGTACAGGTCCTACGAGAAATATCGTTGAAAAGGCACGCGTCCAGAGAAGATGTTACGTCTGATTTagtaaaaaagcaaagaacagataatatatttgtgaacgaagtagaaaattttgaagaaacgaaacaaaagagaggtagagatgAATCACCCAAATCTGAAGAAGATAATTCTCCTCCAGATAAAAATCTTAGACCTACGAAACGTAGTAAAACACCATCCTGCTATGATATATTACGTTCGCTAAGTTCAAGTATTCATGTTGCTACtggtattaaaagaaaagctg TTGACTGTTCCCGCAGCGGAACTCCTGATattgaaaaacattttaagTCTTTGGAGCATATACAAAATGGAGATTCGCGAACTCTAGCACAAGTGCAAAgtataaatacaaatgataATACACCAGCTGTAAATAAGAAACTGTCTACAAACTCGAATTTATCGAAGTCTCTTAATAAAACACAAGAGCAATCTCCTATTAAAGGAATTCTTAAAACTTCCAAAAACACAATAAATTCTGATGAAACTGAAACAATTTCTACTAGcgaagaaaatacgaaatcTCAATATAAGGATAATGAAACTTCTTCGGCAACGAAATTCACGGATAAACTTTTTATGAGAGCAGAACcacaaagaaatgaaaagttaaGATCACTCGTTGAAGAACaaggaaatataatagaagCGAAGTTCACTACCGACGATGtagaagaaattaagaaaaaagatatagtgAACATGAGACAAACTAGTATGCGAGCAAGATTACAGAGTATGTTTGATGCTATATCTGGCAAAG CAAGCAGAATTAATCCTGATGTAGTGATTCAGGCAGAAGAAATTAGCGAGGTTGCACCTGCAATTTCTTCCTCTGCAGATTGCGCAACGCTCAATTCtgtaacaacaacaactaaTGTTAATACAACACCTATTACTACGTCTGCTATAGCGCCAGCACTTACATCACCCAAAGCTAATATGAAAACGGTCAAACACATAACGTTTAATTTACCAAATACAGAAAATATGTCTGGTACTAATGAACAGATTACAAGTAATACAGTATCagatgaaaagaataaatcgatCATTGCTAATGAAGCATCTAACTATAAGACTGATATTACACCAGCAACACCATCAGAATGTACTAACGTGACGTTAGTTACAAATTCACTTCCTATAACCTCCAATTCAGTTACATCAACATTTGTTTCTGGCAAGACAGTAGCAAATACATTACCAATTGTAGGATCAGTTACACCATTAGCCGTACCATCAGTTGCTTCAAATGGAATATTAAAATCCAATACTTCTATTTTAAATACTCCTTTAAGTTCTACAAGTGCAGGATCAAACGTTATACTATCAATACCATCTACTTCCAATAGTCTTTTTACAAATAAGAGTACTATATCCAATATCACGACTACTCCTTCAAATTCTGATCCAACCAGTATCAAATCTAGCATTGGCAATTCTATCTTACACAATGTAAGTAATGTAGGATCTACAATGAACACTGAAAGCCCTAAATTTACATTTGGCAATATTGTCAATACAACTGCATCAACTCAAGTAAATACTGCCTCTGTTCAAAATGTAACTACAAGTGGCTTAAACTTTACGACTGAAACAAAAAGTGTAATGTTACCAATGTCAACTGTAGCtgctactgttactactactgctatcgctactactgctactgctacagCTGCTTCTAATGTTGCTTCAGTTTTTAAAAGTATTACAGATAATAGTACCAATAAAAATTTGGTGACATCTACAGCAACTACAACAATGCCATTCATATTTGGAAGTAACAATGTACAGACACCGAAAACTGAAGTTGGTTTATTTAATACAACTACAAGTAATGTTCCAAAAACATTTAGGATTTCTGTAATTACCCAAAGTAATCCAATAGCTAGTAATGCATCTATAATCACAAGTAATACTTCTGCACCAAGCAACCCTATGTTAAATTTGGCAAATGGTACATTTAGTGGAAATGTATCTAGTGGATCTACGGCATTTACGTTAAGTACCGCAACAcctattttttcatttgggACATCAAATGCATCAACATCAGAAAATAAATCAGCATTTTCATATAATGCTAATGCGCTAGGAAGTTCTAACGCGTTGTTGGCACCAACTAATACACCAGTTACTTCTACTGCAAGTAATAATACAACTTCTGGATTTAACGTACCAGCTGCTACTACATCTTCTCAATTTTCTACAACAACTACACCTATGTTTAATACAACATCAACTACAACCACGTTTCGAACGACGACTAGTGAGCCAGTATTTGGTCAAGCAATCGCTGCTCCACTTTTTGGTAACTCAGCAAAATCTCCTTTTGTACCAATTCAACCGACGAAATCATCTATTGAATTTGGTACAAGCAACAACacatttaaagaagaaaaacctCCTGCTTTTGGCACGAATACAAATACGGTGTTTGGTAGTTCTAGTACACCATTATTTGGTTCACAGACCACAGCAGCACCTACATTCGGTTCTCCTAGTGTCTCAACTAGTGCTCTCAATTTTGGTAGTACGAATACAACGACTGCTGTATTTGGAGCACAAAATTTAAGCGCACCTGGAAATGTTCAAACTTCAACGTCACATAGTTTTGGTACACCAAGTCCTATGTTCGGAAATCAGAATAATCCAGCACCTCTCTTCGGATCGACGACTACGACTCCAGTTGGAACTTTTAATACTCCGATGCAAAATACCTTTGGCAGCCAAAATTCAACTACTATGTCGTTTGGCGCTACAAATAATTCTAATGCATTTGGTGATAATAAAACATTACCATTTGGAATTCAAACTACAGTTACACCTGCTTTTGGAACAAATGAGAACAATACAAATAGTATTTTTACATTCGGTGGAAATCAAGGACAACAGCAAAGTACATTTTCATTCGGTAATAATAATGCTTCTAATAACAATGTATCAACTACTGGATCCGTCCCATTCCAATTTGGTGCAAACACTTCTAAGCCAG TTACAGGATTTAATTTCACTGCGCCAACAACAACACCATCGATTAACTTTGGAACATCGGGTACACCCTCGTTTAATGCTCCAACTCCTGGGATGTTTAGTATCGGTAGTGGTTCTACTGCACCGCGATCAAGAACCGTTAGAGGCAGAAAACCAAGATGA
- the LOC127071497 gene encoding mucin-5AC isoform X1 has product MLELESRGVVVSLSVLSGCILLYNAWGPILAVIVSLFLVVYACYSLITNDSLLSPHAFIFFDYFKEAVIELKDTLGRAIVYVLRQFTLLWSKIKNVYRERFSVRMERRRVSRYQLSSDTTFNSRNTSRFSLIPQVSPIPRTTHKHISNLSSMSENKFNHDNEYHSYNQNSIYNKCTSTPLSQYKKDDLHNTDARYKTNWSSPKKTSPMFNQNHTLTRGENNTLFSPDGSPWGTSISPKMRSKAGGVKTVQTVAGPLLASTRYNIDPKTYTDVTSPGLTIRLTKYAAEANNKLTHQSQYGTGQFPKVNLHASPIPLINAKSAKIRGPVTVRVAPPETTRYSPPERQKVLSGVCQSENKSPSSVVQVLREISLKRHASREDVTSDLVKKQRTDNIFVNEVENFEETKQKRGRDESPKSEEDNSPPDKNLRPTKRSKTPSCYDILRSLSSSIHVATGIKRKAVDCSRSGTPDIEKHFKSLEHIQNGDSRTLAQVQSINTNDNTPAVNKKLSTNSNLSKSLNKTQEQSPIKGILKTSKNTINSDETETISTSEENTKSQYKDNETSSATKFTDKLFMRAEPQRNEKLRSLVEEQGNIIEAKFTTDDVEEIKKKDIVNMRQTSMRARLQSMFDAISGKAASRINPDVVIQAEEISEVAPAISSSADCATLNSVTTTTNVNTTPITTSAIAPALTSPKANMKTVKHITFNLPNTENMSGTNEQITSNTVSDEKNKSIIANEASNYKTDITPATPSECTNVTLVTNSLPITSNSVTSTFVSGKTVANTLPIVGSVTPLAVPSVASNGILKSNTSILNTPLSSTSAGSNVILSIPSTSNSLFTNKSTISNITTTPSNSDPTSIKSSIGNSILHNVSNVGSTMNTESPKFTFGNIVNTTASTQVNTASVQNVTTSGLNFTTETKSVMLPMSTVAATVTTTAIATTATATAASNVASVFKSITDNSTNKNLVTSTATTTMPFIFGSNNVQTPKTEVGLFNTTTSNVPKTFRISVITQSNPIASNASIITSNTSAPSNPMLNLANGTFSGNVSSGSTAFTLSTATPIFSFGTSNASTSENKSAFSYNANALGSSNALLAPTNTPVTSTASNNTTSGFNVPAATTSSQFSTTTTPMFNTTSTTTTFRTTTSEPVFGQAIAAPLFGNSAKSPFVPIQPTKSSIEFGTSNNTFKEEKPPAFGTNTNTVFGSSSTPLFGSQTTAAPTFGSPSVSTSALNFGSTNTTTAVFGAQNLSAPGNVQTSTSHSFGTPSPMFGNQNNPAPLFGSTTTTPVGTFNTPMQNTFGSQNSTTMSFGATNNSNAFGDNKTLPFGIQTTVTPAFGTNENNTNSIFTFGGNQGQQQSTFSFGNNNASNNNVSTTGSVPFQFGANTSKPVTGFNFTAPTTTPSINFGTSGTPSFNAPTPGMFSIGSGSTAPRSRTVRGRKPR; this is encoded by the exons atgttGGAACTAGAAAGCCGGGGTGTCGTTGTGTCGTTAAGTGTGCTGAGTGggtgtatattattatacaacgCCTGGGGCCCTATTCTCGCGGTAATTGTTTCGTTATTTCTAGTGGTTTATGCGTGCTATTCTTTGATCACCAACGATAGCTTGCTATCGCCGcatgcatttatatttttcgattatttcaaaGAAGCCGTTATCGAACTAAAAGATACCTTAGGCCGAGCTATTGTTTATGTATTAAGACAATTTACTCTTCTTtggagtaaaataaaaaacgtttaCCGCGAACGTTTCTCAGTCAGAATGGAACGACGTCGAGTAAGTAGATATCAACTCAGCAGTGACACTACTTTTAATAGTAGAAATACTTCAAGATTCAGTCTTATTCCACAAGTAAGCCCAATACCCCGGACTACGCATAAACATATTTCAAACCTGTCCAGCATGtcggaaaataaatttaaccaTGATAACGAATATCACTCATATAATCAGAACAGTATTTACAACAAATGTACTTCGACACCCTTATCTCAATACAAAAAGGATGACCTGCATAATACAGATGCTAGATACAAGACAAATTGGTCATCTCCAAAGAAAACTTCACCTATGTTTAATCAGAATCATACTTTAACACGCGGTGAAAATAATACTTTGTTTTCACCCGACGGATCACCATGGGGTACCAGTATAAGTCCCAAAATGAGATCGAAAGCTGGCGGAGTAAAAACCGTACAGACAGTTGCAGGTCCATTGTTAGCTTCTACGAGATATAACATTGATCCTAA gACATATACGGATGTAACATCGCCAGGACTAACTATAAGGTTAACTAAGTATGCTGCTGAagctaataataaattgactCATCAATCACAGTATGGTACCGGTCAATTTCCGAAAGTTAATCTTCATGCGAGTCCCATTCCTTTGATTAATGCAAAATCTGCAAAAATAAGAGGACCTGTTACGGTTAGAGTCGCACCACCAGAAACTACGAGATATTCTCCTCCAGAAAGGCAGAAAGTCTTGTCTGGTGTATGTCAGTCAGAAAATAAATCACCATCCAGTGTTGTACAGGTCCTACGAGAAATATCGTTGAAAAGGCACGCGTCCAGAGAAGATGTTACGTCTGATTTagtaaaaaagcaaagaacagataatatatttgtgaacgaagtagaaaattttgaagaaacgaaacaaaagagaggtagagatgAATCACCCAAATCTGAAGAAGATAATTCTCCTCCAGATAAAAATCTTAGACCTACGAAACGTAGTAAAACACCATCCTGCTATGATATATTACGTTCGCTAAGTTCAAGTATTCATGTTGCTACtggtattaaaagaaaagctg TTGACTGTTCCCGCAGCGGAACTCCTGATattgaaaaacattttaagTCTTTGGAGCATATACAAAATGGAGATTCGCGAACTCTAGCACAAGTGCAAAgtataaatacaaatgataATACACCAGCTGTAAATAAGAAACTGTCTACAAACTCGAATTTATCGAAGTCTCTTAATAAAACACAAGAGCAATCTCCTATTAAAGGAATTCTTAAAACTTCCAAAAACACAATAAATTCTGATGAAACTGAAACAATTTCTACTAGcgaagaaaatacgaaatcTCAATATAAGGATAATGAAACTTCTTCGGCAACGAAATTCACGGATAAACTTTTTATGAGAGCAGAACcacaaagaaatgaaaagttaaGATCACTCGTTGAAGAACaaggaaatataatagaagCGAAGTTCACTACCGACGATGtagaagaaattaagaaaaaagatatagtgAACATGAGACAAACTAGTATGCGAGCAAGATTACAGAGTATGTTTGATGCTATATCTGGCAAAG CAGCAAGCAGAATTAATCCTGATGTAGTGATTCAGGCAGAAGAAATTAGCGAGGTTGCACCTGCAATTTCTTCCTCTGCAGATTGCGCAACGCTCAATTCtgtaacaacaacaactaaTGTTAATACAACACCTATTACTACGTCTGCTATAGCGCCAGCACTTACATCACCCAAAGCTAATATGAAAACGGTCAAACACATAACGTTTAATTTACCAAATACAGAAAATATGTCTGGTACTAATGAACAGATTACAAGTAATACAGTATCagatgaaaagaataaatcgatCATTGCTAATGAAGCATCTAACTATAAGACTGATATTACACCAGCAACACCATCAGAATGTACTAACGTGACGTTAGTTACAAATTCACTTCCTATAACCTCCAATTCAGTTACATCAACATTTGTTTCTGGCAAGACAGTAGCAAATACATTACCAATTGTAGGATCAGTTACACCATTAGCCGTACCATCAGTTGCTTCAAATGGAATATTAAAATCCAATACTTCTATTTTAAATACTCCTTTAAGTTCTACAAGTGCAGGATCAAACGTTATACTATCAATACCATCTACTTCCAATAGTCTTTTTACAAATAAGAGTACTATATCCAATATCACGACTACTCCTTCAAATTCTGATCCAACCAGTATCAAATCTAGCATTGGCAATTCTATCTTACACAATGTAAGTAATGTAGGATCTACAATGAACACTGAAAGCCCTAAATTTACATTTGGCAATATTGTCAATACAACTGCATCAACTCAAGTAAATACTGCCTCTGTTCAAAATGTAACTACAAGTGGCTTAAACTTTACGACTGAAACAAAAAGTGTAATGTTACCAATGTCAACTGTAGCtgctactgttactactactgctatcgctactactgctactgctacagCTGCTTCTAATGTTGCTTCAGTTTTTAAAAGTATTACAGATAATAGTACCAATAAAAATTTGGTGACATCTACAGCAACTACAACAATGCCATTCATATTTGGAAGTAACAATGTACAGACACCGAAAACTGAAGTTGGTTTATTTAATACAACTACAAGTAATGTTCCAAAAACATTTAGGATTTCTGTAATTACCCAAAGTAATCCAATAGCTAGTAATGCATCTATAATCACAAGTAATACTTCTGCACCAAGCAACCCTATGTTAAATTTGGCAAATGGTACATTTAGTGGAAATGTATCTAGTGGATCTACGGCATTTACGTTAAGTACCGCAACAcctattttttcatttgggACATCAAATGCATCAACATCAGAAAATAAATCAGCATTTTCATATAATGCTAATGCGCTAGGAAGTTCTAACGCGTTGTTGGCACCAACTAATACACCAGTTACTTCTACTGCAAGTAATAATACAACTTCTGGATTTAACGTACCAGCTGCTACTACATCTTCTCAATTTTCTACAACAACTACACCTATGTTTAATACAACATCAACTACAACCACGTTTCGAACGACGACTAGTGAGCCAGTATTTGGTCAAGCAATCGCTGCTCCACTTTTTGGTAACTCAGCAAAATCTCCTTTTGTACCAATTCAACCGACGAAATCATCTATTGAATTTGGTACAAGCAACAACacatttaaagaagaaaaacctCCTGCTTTTGGCACGAATACAAATACGGTGTTTGGTAGTTCTAGTACACCATTATTTGGTTCACAGACCACAGCAGCACCTACATTCGGTTCTCCTAGTGTCTCAACTAGTGCTCTCAATTTTGGTAGTACGAATACAACGACTGCTGTATTTGGAGCACAAAATTTAAGCGCACCTGGAAATGTTCAAACTTCAACGTCACATAGTTTTGGTACACCAAGTCCTATGTTCGGAAATCAGAATAATCCAGCACCTCTCTTCGGATCGACGACTACGACTCCAGTTGGAACTTTTAATACTCCGATGCAAAATACCTTTGGCAGCCAAAATTCAACTACTATGTCGTTTGGCGCTACAAATAATTCTAATGCATTTGGTGATAATAAAACATTACCATTTGGAATTCAAACTACAGTTACACCTGCTTTTGGAACAAATGAGAACAATACAAATAGTATTTTTACATTCGGTGGAAATCAAGGACAACAGCAAAGTACATTTTCATTCGGTAATAATAATGCTTCTAATAACAATGTATCAACTACTGGATCCGTCCCATTCCAATTTGGTGCAAACACTTCTAAGCCAG TTACAGGATTTAATTTCACTGCGCCAACAACAACACCATCGATTAACTTTGGAACATCGGGTACACCCTCGTTTAATGCTCCAACTCCTGGGATGTTTAGTATCGGTAGTGGTTCTACTGCACCGCGATCAAGAACCGTTAGAGGCAGAAAACCAAGATGA